The following proteins are encoded in a genomic region of Candidatus Dechloromonas phosphoritropha:
- a CDS encoding anaerobic C4-dicarboxylate transporter, with the protein MNMVIFLQFAVVLAAIWMGARYSGVGLGLWGAVGLLVLVVGFGVTPTSPPIDVMLIILAVIMAASVMDAAGGIDFLVRVAERIIRANPKYVTIVAPLTTWSFTFVAGTGHIVYPLLPVIYETAHQSGIRPERPMAIATIASQQAITASPVAAATAAMIGLFAEKGLTQWGLPEILMVCVPATLTGVVAGAIVSMFLGKDLKDDPEYQARLAAGQIPAPKAAGERPPLKPAARISAYLFLTGVALVVLLGFFPELRKLPGAKSPLGMPTVIEIVMMAVAAIMLMATRVNVDEVPKTATLRAGVVAVIGIFGLAWLGDSFIAAHKDVIVPAIGHWAEAAPWTFALGLFFASVLLYSQAATTRALMPLGIALGIPPQFLIAMFPAVNGYFFIPTYGSLIAAINFDLSKTTTIGKYVLNHSFMIPGLVATSVAVATGLLLARVIF; encoded by the coding sequence ATGAACATGGTCATCTTCCTGCAGTTCGCTGTAGTCCTCGCGGCGATCTGGATGGGTGCGCGCTACAGCGGCGTCGGGCTCGGCCTCTGGGGGGCAGTCGGCCTGCTGGTGCTGGTCGTTGGCTTTGGGGTCACGCCGACCTCGCCGCCGATCGACGTCATGCTGATCATCCTGGCAGTAATCATGGCTGCCTCGGTGATGGACGCCGCAGGTGGCATCGACTTCCTGGTGCGGGTGGCCGAACGCATCATTCGCGCCAACCCGAAGTACGTCACCATCGTCGCGCCGCTGACGACGTGGAGTTTCACCTTCGTCGCCGGTACCGGGCACATCGTCTATCCGCTGCTGCCGGTGATCTACGAGACCGCGCACCAGAGCGGCATCCGCCCCGAGCGGCCGATGGCGATCGCGACCATCGCCTCGCAGCAGGCGATCACCGCGAGTCCTGTTGCCGCGGCCACGGCGGCGATGATTGGCCTCTTTGCCGAGAAGGGACTGACCCAGTGGGGACTGCCCGAGATCCTGATGGTTTGCGTACCGGCGACGCTGACCGGCGTCGTTGCCGGCGCCATCGTTTCCATGTTTCTCGGCAAGGATCTGAAGGACGATCCGGAATATCAGGCGCGCCTGGCGGCCGGCCAGATACCGGCGCCGAAGGCGGCGGGTGAGCGCCCGCCGCTGAAGCCGGCGGCCAGAATTTCCGCCTACCTCTTTCTGACTGGCGTCGCGCTGGTCGTACTGCTTGGCTTCTTCCCCGAGTTGCGCAAGCTGCCCGGGGCCAAGAGCCCGCTCGGGATGCCAACCGTCATCGAGATCGTCATGATGGCGGTCGCCGCGATCATGCTCATGGCAACCAGGGTGAATGTCGATGAGGTGCCGAAGACAGCAACGCTACGCGCTGGCGTCGTCGCGGTGATTGGCATTTTCGGGCTGGCCTGGCTCGGCGACAGCTTCATTGCCGCGCACAAGGACGTCATCGTTCCGGCCATCGGTCACTGGGCCGAAGCGGCGCCGTGGACCTTCGCCTTAGGCCTGTTCTTCGCGTCGGTGCTGCTCTACAGCCAGGCGGCGACGACGCGGGCGCTGATGCCGCTCGGCATCGCGCTGGGCATTCCGCCGCAATTCCTGATCGCGATGTTCCCGGCAGTCAATGGCTACTTCTTCATCCCGACCTATGGCTCGCTGATCGCCGCGATCAACTTCGATCTGTCGAAGACGACGACGATTGGCAAGTACGTGCTGAACCATTCGTTCATGATTCCTGGCCTCGTCGCGACCTCGGTGGCCGTGGCCACCGGCCTGCTGCTGGCGCGGGTAATTTTCTGA
- the lysS gene encoding lysine--tRNA ligase, with protein sequence MSNAEQPVQQDENQLIAERRAKLAEWRKSGRAFPNDFQRENTALKLLDSYGDKTSEELQGMPVEVKVAGRMMLKRLMGKASFATLQDLSGRIQIYVTRDGLGDAVYTDFKTWDLGDILGVVGTLMKTRTGELTIHATEIRLLTKSLRPLPDKFHGLADQEMKYRQRYVDLIMNEETRFTFLARSRIVASIRNYMNGHGFLEVETPMMHPIPGGASAKPFVTHHNALDMQQFLRIAPELYLKRLVVGGFEKVFEINRNFRNEGLSPRHNPEFTMMEFYEAYADYKSLMDFTEGLLRHAAREALGREVFHYQGRELDLSKPFQRMTMVEAVLHFCPQYSATQLADASWLREQIAARKVEMKGTPGLGTLQLMFFEETAEAQIWEPTFIIDYPVEVSPLARASDSNPEITERFELFIVAREIANGFSELNDAEDQAARFAEQAKAKEAGDEEAMYYDADFIRALEYGLPPTGGCGIGIDRLVMLLTDAPAIRDVILFPQMRPE encoded by the coding sequence ATGTCCAACGCCGAACAGCCTGTCCAGCAAGACGAGAATCAGCTCATCGCCGAGCGCCGCGCCAAGCTCGCCGAGTGGCGCAAGTCAGGCAGAGCCTTCCCGAACGACTTCCAGCGCGAGAATACCGCGCTCAAGCTGCTCGACAGCTACGGCGACAAGACGTCGGAGGAACTGCAGGGCATGCCGGTCGAGGTCAAAGTCGCCGGCCGCATGATGCTGAAGCGCCTCATGGGCAAGGCTTCCTTCGCGACGCTACAGGACCTCTCCGGCCGCATCCAGATCTACGTCACCCGCGACGGTCTTGGCGACGCAGTCTACACCGATTTCAAGACCTGGGATCTCGGCGACATTCTCGGCGTCGTCGGCACACTGATGAAGACCCGGACCGGCGAACTGACCATCCACGCGACCGAGATCCGCCTGCTGACCAAGTCGCTGCGCCCGCTGCCGGACAAGTTCCACGGCCTGGCCGACCAGGAAATGAAGTATCGCCAGCGTTATGTCGACCTGATCATGAACGAGGAAACGCGCTTCACCTTCCTGGCACGCAGCCGCATCGTCGCCTCGATCCGCAACTACATGAACGGCCACGGCTTTCTCGAAGTCGAAACGCCGATGATGCATCCGATCCCCGGCGGCGCGTCGGCTAAGCCCTTCGTCACCCACCACAACGCACTCGACATGCAGCAGTTCCTGCGCATCGCACCCGAGCTATACCTCAAGCGCCTGGTGGTCGGCGGTTTCGAGAAGGTGTTCGAGATCAACCGCAACTTCCGCAACGAAGGACTCTCCCCGCGCCACAACCCCGAATTCACGATGATGGAATTCTATGAGGCCTACGCCGACTACAAGAGCCTGATGGATTTCACCGAAGGTCTGCTGCGCCACGCCGCGCGCGAGGCGCTCGGGCGCGAGGTGTTCCACTATCAGGGCCGCGAACTCGATTTGTCAAAGCCGTTTCAGCGCATGACCATGGTCGAGGCAGTGCTGCACTTCTGTCCGCAATACAGCGCCACCCAGCTCGCCGACGCCAGCTGGTTGCGCGAACAGATCGCCGCGCGCAAGGTCGAGATGAAGGGCACGCCCGGCCTCGGCACGCTACAACTGATGTTCTTCGAGGAAACAGCCGAAGCCCAGATCTGGGAACCGACCTTCATCATCGACTATCCGGTCGAAGTCTCGCCGCTGGCCCGTGCCTCCGACAGCAATCCGGAAATCACCGAGCGCTTCGAGTTGTTCATCGTCGCCCGCGAGATCGCCAACGGCTTCTCCGAGCTCAACGATGCCGAAGACCAGGCCGCGCGCTTCGCCGAACAGGCGAAGGCCAAGGAGGCCGGCGACGAGGAAGCGATGTACTACGACGCCGACTTCATCCGTGCCCTCGAATACGGCCTGCCACCAACCGGCGGCTGTGGCATCGGCATCGACCGCCTGGTCATGCTGCTGACCGACGCCCCCGCGATCCGCGACGTTATCCTCTTCCCCCAGATGCGTCCCGAATGA
- a CDS encoding DUF3617 family protein, giving the protein MNTARISLTLLAVLLAAPASAADAPKRKSGLWEVRTEMAGMPSRGPIQMCVDQTSDNLMQERAREKSNCSVMDVSRGAGKVTIHSVCKFDGTTATTDAVITGDFDSTYRNDMLIRYNPPQHGMSEMKMTQEARWLGPCKPGQKPGDIMMPGMPPVNTGNMQEMMKDPQVREMMKRQQQGRQ; this is encoded by the coding sequence ATGAATACCGCCCGCATCAGCCTCACCCTTCTTGCCGTGCTGTTGGCCGCTCCCGCCAGCGCGGCGGACGCTCCCAAGCGCAAGTCCGGTCTCTGGGAAGTCAGGACCGAGATGGCTGGCATGCCCTCGCGGGGGCCGATTCAGATGTGCGTCGACCAGACTAGCGACAACCTGATGCAGGAACGCGCCAGGGAGAAGAGCAATTGCTCGGTAATGGACGTCAGTCGCGGTGCCGGCAAGGTGACCATCCATTCGGTGTGCAAGTTCGACGGCACCACGGCAACCACCGATGCCGTCATCACCGGCGACTTCGACAGCACCTACCGCAACGACATGCTGATCCGTTACAACCCGCCGCAGCATGGCATGAGCGAAATGAAGATGACGCAGGAAGCGCGCTGGCTCGGCCCTTGCAAGCCGGGCCAGAAGCCCGGCGACATCATGATGCCGGGGATGCCGCCGGTGAACACCGGAAACATGCAGGAGATGATGAAGGATCCGCAGGTCCGCGAAATGATGAAGCGCCAGCAACAAGGACGGCAATGA
- a CDS encoding class I SAM-dependent methyltransferase — translation MQDPLTELLQAALTARQPLIARLHEEDTNAYRLFNGSSEKRPGLTVDRYGDLLLIQTFHKPLDGDERVAIENFYAAAVPGLTTIYNDRSHANSRVANPLPTDLLSAARKPREIREMGVRYVIQARHAGQDPWLFLDMRVGRRRIMQEASGKSLLNLFAYTCGIGVAAARAGAAHVVNIDFAESNLRVGKENARLNDLPIRLRFIHSDAFAAMRQIAGGGQPTVVRGKRMPAFPKLDRRGFDLVFLDPPRHAKSQFGVVDIVKDYAALMKLALLCTTEGGTLICCNNAAEISREVWADQLARCAAKTGRKIREMEWIIPEEDFPSHDGQPPLKIALLRV, via the coding sequence ATGCAAGACCCGCTGACCGAACTTCTGCAGGCTGCCCTCACCGCTCGCCAGCCTCTGATCGCGCGCCTGCACGAGGAAGACACCAATGCCTACCGCCTGTTCAACGGCAGCAGCGAAAAACGGCCGGGTCTGACCGTCGACCGCTACGGTGACCTGCTGCTGATCCAGACCTTCCACAAGCCACTAGACGGCGATGAACGGGTCGCCATCGAGAATTTCTACGCCGCCGCCGTACCCGGTCTGACCACCATCTACAACGATCGCAGCCACGCCAACTCGCGCGTCGCCAACCCGTTGCCGACCGATCTGCTGAGCGCGGCCCGAAAGCCGCGCGAGATTCGTGAAATGGGCGTGCGCTATGTCATCCAGGCCCGTCACGCTGGCCAGGACCCGTGGCTCTTTCTCGATATGCGCGTCGGTCGCCGCCGGATCATGCAGGAAGCCTCCGGTAAGTCGCTGCTCAACCTGTTCGCCTACACTTGCGGCATCGGCGTCGCCGCTGCCAGGGCCGGAGCCGCGCATGTCGTCAACATCGACTTCGCCGAGTCCAACCTCAGGGTGGGGAAGGAAAATGCCCGTCTCAACGACCTGCCGATCCGCCTGCGCTTCATCCACAGCGACGCCTTTGCCGCGATGCGCCAGATAGCCGGGGGCGGCCAGCCAACCGTGGTCAGGGGCAAGCGCATGCCGGCCTTTCCAAAGCTCGACAGGCGCGGCTTCGACCTCGTCTTCCTCGACCCGCCACGCCATGCCAAGAGCCAGTTCGGCGTCGTCGATATCGTCAAGGATTACGCTGCTCTGATGAAGCTGGCGCTGCTGTGCACGACCGAGGGCGGAACCCTGATCTGTTGCAACAATGCAGCGGAAATTTCGCGCGAGGTCTGGGCCGACCAACTTGCACGCTGCGCCGCTAAGACAGGCAGGAAGATCCGGGAAATGGAATGGATCATTCCGGAGGAAGATTTCCCCAGCCACGATGGCCAGCCACCACTTAAAATTGCACTGCTGCGGGTTTAG
- a CDS encoding YaeQ family protein codes for MALKATIYKADLQVADLDRAHFGDYSLTIARHPSETDERMMVRLLAFALNASPTLAFGRGLSTEDEPDLWDIDATGGIERWIDVGLPDEKAIRRACARSRHVVVVSYGGRGADNWWQQTAGKVAGRKNLRVLALSPGECQALASLARRNMRLQCTVQDGIVWLGCEDQHVEMMPRVLFPAEE; via the coding sequence ATGGCACTCAAAGCGACAATTTACAAGGCCGATCTGCAAGTCGCCGACCTCGACCGGGCTCATTTCGGCGATTATTCGCTGACCATCGCCCGCCACCCATCGGAAACTGACGAGCGCATGATGGTGCGCCTGCTGGCATTTGCCCTCAATGCCTCGCCGACGCTGGCGTTCGGGCGCGGCCTGTCGACCGAAGACGAGCCCGACCTGTGGGATATCGACGCCACTGGCGGCATCGAACGCTGGATCGATGTCGGCCTGCCAGACGAAAAAGCCATTCGCCGCGCCTGCGCCCGTTCACGCCATGTCGTTGTCGTCAGTTACGGTGGGCGGGGCGCCGACAACTGGTGGCAACAGACCGCAGGCAAGGTCGCTGGCCGGAAGAATCTGCGTGTCCTGGCGCTCAGCCCCGGCGAGTGCCAGGCGCTGGCCAGCCTGGCGCGACGCAACATGCGTCTGCAATGCACGGTTCAGGACGGTATTGTCTGGTTGGGCTGCGAAGATCAGCACGTAGAAATGATGCCGAGGGTTCTGTTTCCGGCCGAGGAATAG
- the mnmC gene encoding bifunctional tRNA (5-methylaminomethyl-2-thiouridine)(34)-methyltransferase MnmD/FAD-dependent 5-carboxymethylaminomethyl-2-thiouridine(34) oxidoreductase MnmC, producing MPMQPARLNFKPDGTPYSAAYGDIYHTTCGGPAQARHVFVGGNDLPARWQDRDRFTILETGFGLGLNFLATWQAWRDDPQRCRRLHFVSLEKHPFTTADLATVHQAWPEFADLANTLRRLWPPLVPGTHRLHLDGERVILTLIFGDAATQLREVDASVDAFYLDGFAPATNPELWSLALCKALARLAAPRATLATWCLARPARDALAAVEFDLERRPGLPPRREMLVGRFRSQRPDRRPLPSKRHAIVIGAGIAGSLTAHRLAAAGWQVTVLEQAAGPGQGASGNLAGMLRPLPSADDNRISRLTRAGFLATRTLLQTLPAARWSPCGVLHLARDAEHEAQQQRTVAALGLPPEIVQFVDANSAGKLLGRLVSGGGWWFPEAGWVQPASLCSTALATFPERISAHYAVAVDRLNWAKNEWQALAADGRVLATAPLVVMASGVAAPRFSQFAWLPQIAARGQVSHLPATDLPALDIVVSQRAYAIPAIDGYCLTGATLTYDDDEAGERHADHRENLAQLDLTLPGFAASIDPAQLHGRVGFRPLSPDRLPIVGPVPATVAAGANSRLYNLPRLPGLWCVQGLGARGITWSALMADLLVSRIEGEPLPLERDLVDALDPGRFLIRGARR from the coding sequence ATGCCCATGCAGCCTGCCCGTCTTAACTTCAAACCGGATGGCACACCGTATTCCGCCGCCTACGGCGACATCTACCACACCACCTGCGGTGGTCCGGCGCAAGCGCGCCACGTCTTTGTCGGTGGCAACGATCTGCCGGCGCGCTGGCAGGACCGGGATCGCTTCACCATTCTCGAAACCGGCTTCGGCCTCGGTCTGAATTTTCTCGCCACCTGGCAGGCCTGGCGCGACGACCCGCAACGCTGCCGCCGGCTGCACTTCGTCTCGCTCGAAAAACACCCATTTACGACCGCTGATCTTGCCACCGTGCATCAGGCCTGGCCGGAATTCGCCGACCTCGCCAACACCCTGCGCCGGCTCTGGCCACCGTTGGTGCCCGGCACCCACCGTCTGCATCTCGATGGTGAGCGCGTCATCCTGACTCTGATTTTCGGCGATGCGGCGACCCAACTACGCGAGGTCGATGCATCGGTCGACGCCTTTTATCTCGACGGTTTCGCACCTGCCACCAACCCGGAATTGTGGTCGCTGGCGCTGTGCAAGGCGCTTGCCCGGCTCGCCGCGCCCCGTGCGACATTGGCGACCTGGTGCCTGGCAAGGCCGGCGCGTGATGCGCTGGCCGCCGTCGAGTTCGATCTCGAGCGGCGGCCCGGCCTTCCCCCCCGGCGCGAGATGCTGGTCGGCCGCTTCCGCTCGCAGCGCCCGGATCGCCGTCCGCTGCCCTCCAAACGGCACGCCATCGTCATCGGCGCCGGTATCGCCGGCAGCCTGACTGCCCATCGCCTGGCAGCCGCCGGCTGGCAAGTGACCGTACTCGAACAGGCCGCCGGCCCGGGCCAGGGCGCTTCCGGCAACCTTGCCGGGATGTTGCGGCCATTGCCCAGCGCCGACGACAATCGCATTTCGCGCCTGACGCGCGCCGGCTTCCTCGCCACCCGCACCCTGCTGCAAACGCTGCCCGCTGCCCGCTGGTCGCCCTGCGGCGTGCTGCATCTGGCACGCGACGCCGAACACGAAGCGCAACAGCAGCGCACCGTCGCCGCGCTCGGCCTGCCACCCGAAATCGTGCAATTTGTCGACGCCAACAGTGCTGGCAAACTGCTCGGCAGGTTGGTGAGCGGCGGTGGCTGGTGGTTTCCCGAGGCCGGCTGGGTACAGCCGGCATCACTGTGCAGCACGGCACTGGCCACTTTTCCGGAACGCATCAGCGCGCATTACGCTGTTGCGGTCGACCGCCTGAATTGGGCAAAAAATGAATGGCAGGCGCTCGCCGCCGATGGCCGCGTGCTGGCTACAGCACCACTCGTTGTCATGGCCAGCGGCGTTGCCGCGCCGCGTTTCAGCCAGTTCGCGTGGCTGCCGCAGATTGCCGCACGCGGCCAGGTCAGTCACCTGCCGGCTACCGACCTGCCGGCGCTCGATATCGTCGTCAGCCAGCGCGCCTACGCAATACCGGCAATCGACGGCTATTGCCTGACCGGCGCCACGCTGACCTATGACGACGACGAAGCCGGCGAACGCCACGCCGATCACCGCGAAAACCTCGCCCAACTCGACCTGACCCTGCCTGGCTTCGCCGCCAGCATCGACCCCGCGCAACTCCACGGGCGCGTCGGCTTCCGTCCACTGTCGCCCGACCGCCTGCCGATCGTCGGACCGGTTCCGGCTACGGTCGCCGCCGGCGCCAACAGCCGCCTGTATAACCTGCCACGCTTGCCCGGCCTGTGGTGCGTGCAGGGCTTAGGCGCGCGCGGCATCACGTGGTCGGCGCTGATGGCCGACCTGCTGGTCAGCCGTATTGAGGGCGAACCTCTGCCGCTGGAGCGCGATCTGGTTGACGCTCTCGACCCCGGCCGCTTCCTGATCCGCGGCGCCCGCCGTTAG
- a CDS encoding GGDEF domain-containing protein, which yields MRSRLARYLLTLILPSGLLCVIFVSSLHHEDQVRVRESLEVAEALRLTAGARSLTGDIGMIAGDIRLIASLPSLARALDKNDPPSLADFTADLVALSASLRVYDQLRWIDESGMERVRVDYVQNQPFVVPLERLQNKAQRYFFIDTMKLAPGEIYVSPLDLNIEQDRVGTPIKPTLRLGMAVVDQAGRRRGIVMVNYFGSHLLDKFSDLTEAREGGTRVNLLNRDGYWLIAPQAADEWGFMFGRKDNFGTRFPNAWKRISAGERGQFEDGDGLWSFITVHPLTTGMASAVDSQLVDSAGSAAIAADQYVWKVVSRIPPDMLMRIGNRNLGGWILITLLFMGTLLAGAFVLARANQRRDTMAESLRALNRRLEEKVRQRTDELLQQAIRDPLTSLFNRRYLDETLPREISRSLREEHPLAVVMIDLDHFKRFNDQWGHEAGDIVLLGVAEALLDGLRASDIACRYGGEELLVVMPGADADEAVRRISAIAVQARTVGARAMGREIDAITFSAGVATVPEHGDSADLLIRAADRALYMAKATGRDRIVVAHPSGS from the coding sequence ATGCGTTCGAGACTGGCTCGCTACCTGCTGACACTGATTCTTCCTTCTGGACTGCTTTGTGTGATCTTTGTCTCCTCGCTGCACCACGAGGACCAGGTCAGGGTCAGGGAGAGTCTGGAAGTGGCCGAGGCTCTGCGCCTGACCGCGGGGGCGCGCTCACTGACCGGCGACATCGGGATGATTGCCGGCGATATCCGGCTGATTGCCAGCCTGCCGAGCCTTGCCAGGGCGCTCGACAAGAACGATCCGCCGTCGCTTGCCGACTTCACGGCCGATCTGGTGGCGCTTTCCGCGAGTCTCCGGGTCTATGACCAGTTGCGCTGGATCGACGAGAGCGGAATGGAGCGTGTCCGCGTCGACTACGTCCAGAACCAGCCGTTCGTCGTTCCCTTGGAGCGGCTGCAGAACAAGGCGCAACGCTACTTCTTCATCGACACGATGAAACTGGCGCCGGGCGAGATCTATGTTTCGCCGCTCGATCTCAACATCGAACAGGACCGTGTCGGAACACCGATTAAGCCGACGCTCCGGCTCGGCATGGCGGTTGTCGATCAGGCGGGGCGTCGGCGCGGGATCGTGATGGTGAACTATTTCGGGAGCCATCTGCTCGACAAGTTTTCCGACCTCACCGAAGCCAGGGAGGGTGGGACTCGGGTGAATCTGCTCAACCGCGACGGCTACTGGCTGATCGCGCCGCAGGCAGCAGATGAGTGGGGCTTCATGTTCGGGCGCAAGGACAACTTCGGGACGCGTTTCCCCAATGCCTGGAAGCGGATATCAGCAGGCGAGCGCGGGCAGTTTGAGGATGGCGACGGATTGTGGTCATTCATCACCGTGCATCCGCTGACTACGGGAATGGCCTCGGCAGTCGATTCGCAGCTGGTCGATTCCGCTGGGTCAGCGGCGATCGCGGCCGACCAGTATGTCTGGAAGGTGGTGTCGCGGATTCCTCCGGACATGTTGATGCGGATAGGAAATCGCAACCTCGGTGGCTGGATACTGATCACGCTTCTCTTCATGGGGACGCTTCTCGCCGGAGCCTTCGTCCTGGCGCGAGCGAATCAGCGGCGCGATACCATGGCCGAGAGTCTGCGTGCGCTGAACCGCCGGCTCGAGGAGAAAGTGCGCCAGCGTACCGATGAATTGCTCCAGCAGGCGATTCGTGATCCGCTGACCAGCCTGTTCAATCGGCGCTACCTCGACGAGACGTTGCCGCGGGAAATCAGTCGCTCCTTGCGCGAGGAGCACCCGCTGGCCGTGGTGATGATAGACCTCGATCACTTCAAGCGCTTCAATGACCAGTGGGGACACGAGGCCGGCGACATCGTGCTGCTCGGGGTCGCGGAGGCGCTGCTTGATGGATTGCGGGCTTCGGACATCGCCTGCCGCTACGGTGGCGAGGAACTGCTTGTCGTCATGCCAGGTGCCGACGCCGACGAGGCAGTCAGGCGCATCAGCGCAATTGCCGTACAGGCGCGTACGGTGGGTGCCCGCGCGATGGGGCGCGAAATCGATGCCATCACCTTCTCGGCGGGGGTCGCCACCGTTCCCGAACACGGCGACAGCGCGGATCTCCTGATACGCGCCGCCGACCGCGCGCTCTACATGGCCAAGGCGACAGGGCGCGACCGCATCGTCGTTGCCCATCCCTCCGGCTCCTGA
- a CDS encoding alpha/beta fold hydrolase, with protein MPSRQIHTLHRPAKMPTDAPDLLFVHGAYVDSRCWDIHFLPYFTALGYNCHAVDLTAHGLSEGKEEADRFGIDDYVTDLRQVLAKLPGDTVLIGHSMGCAVIERVLERTTARAAVLMAPVPPTGTWGSIMRLALKHPEMFSEIPRLSQHGELGPTSLALMRDIYFSPVTRPEELLDFAHLIQPEPTRAISDMLFVGLRHHRLRTPLPVMVIGGERDAVFPPFTTSFTALRWHAQEMYVPDCGHMLMLEHQWRAAADTVARWLETAVRRHSPARSSSSVVAA; from the coding sequence ATGCCCTCGCGCCAGATTCACACGCTCCACCGCCCCGCCAAGATGCCCACGGATGCGCCCGACCTGCTGTTCGTCCATGGTGCCTACGTGGACTCCCGCTGCTGGGACATCCATTTTCTACCCTACTTCACCGCGCTCGGCTACAACTGTCACGCGGTCGACCTTACGGCACACGGTCTGAGCGAAGGCAAGGAAGAAGCCGACCGCTTCGGCATCGACGACTATGTCACCGACCTCCGTCAGGTGCTCGCCAAACTGCCCGGCGATACCGTGCTGATCGGTCATTCGATGGGCTGTGCCGTGATCGAGCGTGTACTCGAGCGGACCACCGCCCGTGCCGCAGTACTCATGGCGCCGGTGCCGCCGACCGGTACCTGGGGCTCGATCATGCGGCTTGCCCTGAAGCACCCCGAGATGTTTTCCGAGATCCCGCGGCTCAGCCAACATGGGGAGCTCGGCCCGACGAGCCTGGCGCTGATGCGCGACATCTATTTCTCACCGGTGACCAGGCCTGAAGAACTCCTCGACTTCGCGCACCTGATCCAGCCGGAACCCACCCGTGCCATCTCCGACATGCTGTTTGTCGGCCTCCGGCACCATCGTCTGCGGACGCCACTTCCGGTCATGGTGATCGGCGGCGAGCGCGACGCGGTCTTTCCGCCCTTCACCACGAGTTTCACCGCCTTGCGCTGGCACGCCCAGGAGATGTACGTCCCTGACTGCGGCCACATGCTGATGCTGGAACATCAATGGCGGGCGGCCGCCGACACGGTGGCGCGCTGGCTGGAAACGGCGGTCCGTCGGCACTCACCCGCACGGTCATCGAGCAGCGTCGTGGCTGCCTGA
- a CDS encoding OmpA family protein, with amino-acid sequence MAANDDDESTAVIVGVLAGIALAVLAVVYSGSSTKAVNVAKAPTDEVVDIAPLGEPLAKVYFAVGEARLTDADMAVVALTLQALAANSRTIVLLSGFHDPSGDARQNAELARARALSVRDALVAGGVPADRCKLRKPESNIGSGSPEESRRVEIRVQ; translated from the coding sequence ATGGCGGCAAATGATGATGACGAATCCACGGCGGTAATCGTCGGGGTTCTGGCAGGGATCGCGCTGGCGGTCTTGGCGGTGGTCTACAGCGGCAGTTCGACCAAGGCTGTGAACGTGGCCAAGGCTCCCACCGATGAAGTGGTCGACATTGCACCGCTCGGCGAACCTCTGGCCAAGGTCTATTTCGCCGTGGGCGAGGCGAGGCTGACTGACGCCGACATGGCTGTCGTCGCTTTGACCTTGCAGGCGCTGGCCGCCAATTCCCGGACCATCGTGCTCTTGTCCGGCTTCCATGATCCTTCCGGCGATGCCAGACAGAACGCCGAACTTGCCCGGGCGCGAGCACTTTCCGTACGCGATGCGCTCGTTGCTGGCGGTGTGCCCGCCGACCGTTGCAAGTTGCGTAAGCCTGAATCGAATATTGGTAGCGGCAGCCCGGAAGAGAGCCGTCGCGTCGAAATCCGCGTTCAGTAG
- a CDS encoding rhodanese-like domain-containing protein, with the protein MRQFLLFSSLSLLALVARAEVVDIDNAELAKLLKSGVTVIDIRTQPEWEETGIVAGTKLLTFYDERGRADPDAWLERLKPLAKPGDPVAVICRSGNRTRSVSQLLSQQAGYAKVYNLKNGIKGWTASGGTLVPAAQSIAACHAEKTC; encoded by the coding sequence ATGCGCCAATTCCTGCTTTTTTCCTCCCTCTCGCTGCTCGCCCTGGTGGCTCGCGCCGAAGTTGTCGATATCGACAACGCCGAGTTGGCGAAACTGTTGAAGAGCGGGGTCACGGTGATCGATATCCGCACCCAGCCCGAATGGGAAGAAACCGGCATTGTCGCCGGCACCAAGCTGCTGACCTTCTATGACGAGCGTGGGCGAGCCGATCCGGACGCCTGGCTTGAAAGGTTGAAGCCGCTGGCCAAACCGGGAGACCCGGTTGCCGTCATCTGCCGTTCGGGCAACCGGACCAGGTCGGTCAGCCAGTTGCTCTCGCAACAAGCCGGCTATGCCAAGGTCTATAACCTGAAAAATGGCATCAAGGGCTGGACCGCAAGTGGCGGCACGCTCGTGCCGGCCGCTCAGAGCATTGCCGCCTGTCACGCTGAGAAGACTTGCTGA